Proteins from a single region of Desulfovibrio sp.:
- the argH gene encoding argininosuccinate lyase: protein MKTNQSWGGRFAEGPKEAVAQYTDSQSYDRALYAQDIRASQAHARMLGRQGIIPPGEAQLLVEGLDRVREEIRSGNFVWKPELEDVHMNIEARLTEIMGNVGKKLHTGRSRNDQVGLSFRLFVADRLETWRQRAAGLCSVLVQRATEHTADILPGCTHLQPAQPVSLAHHLLAYAWMFRRDAMRMADCLDRVRISPLGAAALAGTTYPLDPQSVAEDVGFSGVYSNSMDAVSDRDFVLEALFCGSTIMMHLSRLCEEIILWANPGFGFVRLPDSYSTGSSIMPQKKNPDVAELMRGKTGRVYGSLMSLLTIMKGLPLAYNRDMQEDKEGFLDADNTVEASLRLMAGMMEELTFRTDRMREACKAGFLNATELADYLVGKGLPFREAHHVTGQCVAAAESQCKGLEDLTLAEMQALEPRIEKDVYAILDYAAAVRRRETPGGTGPQSIAAQVAQLRTWLAGMNGTAI from the coding sequence ATGAAAACCAACCAGAGCTGGGGCGGGCGTTTTGCCGAAGGCCCCAAAGAAGCCGTGGCCCAGTATACGGACTCCCAATCTTACGACAGGGCCCTGTATGCCCAGGATATCCGCGCCTCGCAAGCCCATGCGCGCATGCTGGGCCGTCAGGGCATTATTCCGCCAGGTGAAGCTCAGTTACTGGTTGAAGGGCTTGACCGCGTTCGCGAAGAAATCCGCTCCGGCAACTTTGTCTGGAAACCGGAACTTGAAGACGTGCACATGAACATTGAGGCGCGTCTTACAGAAATTATGGGCAATGTGGGCAAAAAACTGCACACAGGCCGCAGCCGCAATGACCAGGTCGGGTTGAGTTTTCGCCTCTTTGTGGCGGACAGGCTTGAGACATGGCGTCAGCGCGCCGCTGGCCTGTGCTCCGTGCTGGTGCAACGCGCCACGGAACACACCGCCGACATCCTGCCCGGTTGTACCCACCTGCAACCCGCACAGCCCGTAAGCCTTGCGCACCATCTGCTTGCCTACGCATGGATGTTCAGGCGTGATGCCATGCGCATGGCCGACTGCCTTGACCGTGTTCGCATATCCCCCCTGGGCGCGGCCGCCCTGGCGGGCACAACCTACCCTCTTGACCCGCAAAGCGTGGCAGAGGACGTGGGCTTTTCCGGCGTTTACAGTAATTCTATGGACGCGGTCTCCGACAGGGATTTCGTGCTGGAAGCGCTTTTTTGCGGTTCCACCATCATGATGCATCTCTCGCGCCTGTGTGAAGAAATCATCCTGTGGGCCAATCCGGGCTTTGGCTTTGTGCGCCTGCCAGACAGCTACTCCACCGGCTCCTCCATCATGCCGCAAAAAAAGAATCCCGACGTGGCCGAACTTATGCGCGGCAAGACAGGGCGCGTGTACGGCTCGCTCATGAGCCTGCTCACCATCATGAAAGGCTTGCCCCTGGCCTATAACCGCGACATGCAGGAAGACAAGGAAGGCTTTCTTGACGCCGACAACACGGTTGAAGCCTCGCTGCGCCTCATGGCGGGCATGATGGAAGAGCTGACCTTTCGCACGGATCGCATGCGCGAAGCCTGCAAGGCCGGTTTTCTTAACGCCACGGAACTGGCCGATTATCTGGTGGGCAAGGGCCTGCCCTTCCGCGAGGCCCATCACGTTACCGGCCAATGCGTGGCGGCGGCCGAAAGCCAGTGCAAGGGGCTTGAAGACCTCACCCTGGCTGAAATGCAGGCGCTTGAGCCACGCATTGAGAAAGATGTGTACGCCATACTGGACTATGCGGCCGCTGTTCGCCGGCGCGAGACGCCCGGCGGCACTGGCCCGCAGTCCATTGCCGCGCAGGTGGCCCAACTCAGGACGTGGCTTGCCGGCATGAACGGCACGGCCATTTAA